In Zerene cesonia ecotype Mississippi chromosome 12, Zerene_cesonia_1.1, whole genome shotgun sequence, the genomic stretch TCAAGAAAGAAAGTAAATTCATGTTTTTACTCGAGCATCATATGATACTGCTCCCAAATGCAAAGAAAATATCTTcttctcttatatataaaattctcgtgtcacagttttcgttgccatactcctccgaaacggcttgaccgattcctctgaaatttggtaagcatattgggtaggtctgagaatcggctaacatctatttttcataccactaaacgataagagtaaggcagaacagcgtttgccgggtgcagctagtagtgATATAAAAACAGTGAGATTTCATTAAaggtttaaaaaatagttatattttaaaaactacttttattaaataatttcacaaatgTATAACAATGAATGAAGCTTATTTtgcatacttaaatatatattttttttagttaattccttattttttgttcTCAACAGATACTTTCATggatagattaaaaatagatttgaaTCAATGGTTGAAGGATTACTTCAATGATTACCTTATGTATTTCGGCCTGTCTGGTAGAAGAGTGAATTCAGAATTCCAGTACGTTGAGATTTCCTTAATGATATATCTGTCTCTAACTGACTTTATCTGTGTAatcaatgttaattttaatgctCTTCAAACAACAGTTTATACTACATACGagtattaattcttaaaagcACACAGctgtaaattgtaatgaataattgaaaaaaatttaaacgtaGAACTAATTTCGTAATGCGTTCCaagtaactttttttatttgatcttattagtattttttttattcataaacaaccagaactaaatttaattcttttaggAAATATGACAAAGAAAAAAGTATTGCATTAAACGATTTCACAGACAACGccataaatgtaataatacgaAAACTGCACCAGGTCAAGGCTGGGTCGGTTAAACTACCGAAGTTTACAATTTATGCTATCAATGGAATGgtaactataatttttatttgaaccacggtttataataaattaagtaataaatctttaaaaggtTTTTCCTTGTATAGCAACTTCACTTAAGAGATGGTGTAATACGTGGCTTAGATAGCATTTACAGACGATCCATTGCAACgggaataaaacaaaacgctATTCGTAAAATTGATGCTTTCGTTGGATTTAGTAATTTAAAGGTATGAACATTGACTTTCAACGTATTTTCTTACGCTTTCTTAATTACTCATAACTTTTAGTTTTTCATAGTGGAATACTATACCTATAGATAAGTTTTTCAACACAATCACCTTGTTTAGGTCACATATTCTTACGACGCCACTGTTTCTATGGGTGCAGCTCCTCTAAGTGGCACCTTGACCTTATCAGCAAATGAGCTTGTAGCTCATATATCTCTGTCTATGGTCAAAGATCCTGAATCAGTGGACCTGGAGTTTGAATATATACAGCAAGCAACGTAAGTACGTTTTGATTTTTAGAACTAGTTGATGTTGAATGGtgagtacatatttaaataagccGCAGAGGTGTGaactatattttctaaattacttATGTGTAAGCGTAAATCCGAAAGCTCCCCAGGGACTCCCGGTGGGGAGCAACGATCGAAGAAATAGACAGATAAGaaaatcagtgaaacagatgtatcaTCTTATGCATGTACCATATTCTCCACAACGGAACACAACATGCTCCTATCGTTCATCTCATATCAATGTTTCAGACCGGAATCTCTGACCATAGAAGGCCCAGCGAACAGAATGATTTcccatttcaaatttttacttGAAAGACATGTAATTGCTATCATGAGCAACACTttgattcataatattaaaatgcttaGCTCTTTATCGCGCTGTGGTAagttatattacttaaaatactGACTTAATAACAACGAACGTACGTAATATTACAGTAACAGTCATCAATaagttttacattaaaaatttcatattatttatattttgtttggcACTATAATACTCAATACTCACTATAACATtcgtaatatatatgttacagtTCCCATATTGGTACCGAAGACCGATGAAGCTGATACGATTGAAAGCGACGAAAATATTGATGATAATCATAAATTGATTGAACATGATAAGTCTTTTGATCAAGATACAGATAGTAAACCTAATGAAAAATTGACTAAGaaacaaagtaaatttaatttgactgCTGATTACGTTCTTTGGAAGAAAGATAGTGTTGAACTTGAGTTTCCGCCAAAACGTGGTTCAAAGAAGAAACAAAAGATGTTCCtgaaatacaatgaaaaatttgCACTTggaaagataaattaaataaatataaactaattccATCATTATTAGATACCATATATTTCCTCAGCCTCCTTCAACATGTTTATTTGCTATCCAGTATGTGCAgctacaatattaaatttgttattgtttcaaaaaattaaacattatactaaaatcatttaaagcTAATACCAAATTAGAGCGTGTGCCAAGCAAGTGGCGGCCGGCGCAGCAGTATAGCACTAAATTGCACTAAACTTTTTACTAGGTCAGGGTCTTCATTGAGTACCTGCTTCGTAAAAATCTTCGCAACTGTGTAGTTTCTGAAGACGTGTGTGCCCGGTGAGTATAGTTATAGCATGGACGAAGAATTTACCACCTTAGTGTTGCTTGTTCCATGGACGTATTTTTAACAGGACCGTGCTCTCTCGACTGAAAAGCGAGCCGACCGAGATAAATAAGTGAAGGAAATGTGTTCCtttctattgaaataacaaGATTTTTTCCGTGCTATTtcactgaaatatttattttttcaaccacGTTTCCTTCAGAAGCGTTCATTATAAACCCATATGACGTATTGAGTTTTTCATTACCAATGGGTGATGTGTGAGGGTAAGGCATGGataacgtaataaaatttattgaccTTATggttataatatcagtaacaATAAACAACTGAGTATGTAATTATGGTTTAGGAATTCccaattgttaaatataattttgtaatttttgaacTTTGCGCCTTGCAACACCAGCTCACGCTTGATCTTTTTCTCTCTGCTCCGTGACATTTAAAGTGACTGTATGTATTCCCGATatttttgcttaaaataaagtcaatacttaaataaatagtgtttGTGACTCATTAACCCATCACCAATAATATCAAATCCCCGGAGATTTTCAGgaatttgagattttttttgtgtttttttaaatggataatcttttttaagaaataatttttatataaatggttTTGGTAAATGTACTAAAAAGCaggttttattaaaaccatCACTTATCATTAATGTGAATGAAACAAacgaatattttgaaaaagtaaACGTTAATTTCAGCCTTCATAAAAGCTCCGTTTAGTTCTTTTAACAATACCTGATATAAATTAGTAACATTTTACCAATGTTCGTTTCATACATTTAGATTTTACTATTGAAACCTAAGTCAACCTATGTGAGGTTACCGAACATAGGTAAAAtgttactaatttattatcaggTATCTAGatgaagttataaatattctctttagttataatatatagcagtggtgactcagtggtgagaacctcggacttcaaaatcgataagtcggggttcgagaccgggcgagcgtgcaggaaataaatagatttttcaatttatctgcgcttGGGGATAACATcgcgaggaaaccggcatgtccaagaatcaaaagttcgaccacatgtgacatctgccaacccgcacttggccagcgtggtggattatggcctgaaccctcataggaggcctgtgtcccagcagtgggaacatatatgggctgatgatgatgatgatgatgagtataatatatactgaGCACTATCTCCTTTTCAGTGCCACGCTGCAACATTTTCGTTTAGTTATTCAAGCGAGGTAATGAAATAAACGATTTACTTTCTcgcttttcttttcttttttaataattctaagaCCTAATTATTCATCAACGTCGGTCTTTGTAGGGTCAATGTAAATACTCTCGTCTATATACTCAACttctttattcatttaagAAAAGCTAGTAGTCGCCGGGTGGTCGATcacatttttcattgatttagGCTAAGTTCAGATGAACGCGCGGCACCGCGCGGAGAGACTCACCGCGCGGTACAAGATccaaaaatatgaaagtaaacAGCTAAGTATCGTCTACATCACCGCGCGAAACCGCGCGCCGCGCTCCGACACGCGCGCTAGTTCTTGTACCGCGAGTAACCGCACGGTACCGCGCGGTTCAACTTCTACAAACCTGTACCGATTGAGAGATGCTATCTGgaatattaacttttaaatcgtTCTCAACacaatcatacaaaaaatcaaaagatGCAACCGACATCctgaaatagttaaaaaaattttcttCATGTAGTCTCAGGTCGGGATATAAAGTGATGAACAGGCTTGAAGAAAGTCTTTCACTCAAAATGGGATGCACCCAGTATCGTCTATGTCTTCTGCGACGTCTCAGCCTTCGGTATAAAATCTATAAGCAAATTGCCTCCTCCACGTCCATTTTGATCAATTATTGATGCCAGACTGCCCCGCGTACAAATGCCGTCATGTGAATGCTACTACCGCGCGGTGACGCTCGGCACCGCGCGTTCATCTGAACTTAGCCTTAAAGTCggatatattgaaataataaaagcgcttattttgtatgtttcactaggaaaaaaattatggaattatttaataagttcaataaacaattatgtaaacgtgtgtaatatttttctttaaaaagatACCTCCCCTAGGTACAAACCCGTGTGTCGTTTTGCGGGATACAACGAACAGACAACTAGGAAAAGTGAAATTGATTTCTTGTTTTTCATCGTTTGTCGCATTTTTGGggaaaaatgtatgtatttagtaAAACAGAAGGAGCTAGTTTACATAATGTACGAATCACGGTCACTATAATATgtgtaatgaataataaactgCATCCACTTGGACAAGACGTATTCaccgttttattttgaaatatggccttaataaattttaataaaaaaaactttgatgAAACTGATGCAATGACTTGAcatgtgaaagagtaataataaagcataaattataaaatgagagatgaaatatatcaattatgttTCGTCCTTTTTAGATTGGCACCACAGAAAATATATGCTGGCAAGATGAAAGAACGAGACACAGTGCCTTAATCATAGCTCTCTCTCTCTCGGTTCAAATAGTCCTTAAAAATAATCCCAACTGAAAAACATACTTTAACGCTTTAAAATCTAGtttattttcgttaaaaaaGTTGTTATGAGCTCTATTGTTTCAAACGTTGCCAAgttcatagattatacacttatatactgggCCAAGttggttattaaaaaaagtgacAAGTTATCAATGTCACTGCCATTGATATATCATGATTGCAAAACAGTAAACGTCACATCGTTCAGATTAGTGTCAAGAAATTCCAATATGTTTTCGTATCGATGAATATTGTTTACAATGAAATTCCAATacataagttaaattaatgaaaaacgtTAACATTCATCATGTCTGAGGAAGAAACTTTAGATATTGAAGAACAACTTGAAAAACTTCTAACAGATATACAACCAAATTTACAAGATGTTATCAAGAGGGTAAATAAAACCACGTATATCAgacatatttacaaattgctaatgaaatataatattttaacatttcatttgTTATCATTTCATCTTAAATTATCTTCTCAGAGTTTCACGAACGTCGCgatacaacaaacaaaaaatggtGAACAAGTCAAAACCGATACACTCGAAGATACTTCTTATTTTGCTAAAAATACACAGGTGtaagtatttttcaaaatattagtatacattaataatactgAAAATTCTCCATTAATCagtgaataaaaacaatctcaATTCTAAACtaatcagttaaaaaaaataaccatgtATTTACAGAACATTATCCAGATTAGAACTAGTCAAGTCTCCAACATTCCACATGCAGTCAGTGTCTCTAGATCTCAAATCAATGTCCTTGTCATTGAGATGCTCTTTGGGTGAAGTAAATGTGCGAGGCCTGTACAGTGCCTTTAATGAAAACCTTTACAACCTCATACCCGTCATGTCAGAAGGTCATGTTATGTAAGTAATGTATACACTTAAACAAGCTTGTGCCCGCGGCTATATAAACCTTCCGTTGAATcagtctatctattaaaaaaaaacccatcaaaatttGTTGCATAGTTCTAAagttttaagcatacataggacatagggacagagaaagtgaatttgttttatactatgtagtgattaaactttattaataaactcaaATTGCATAGTGATAagatatgtttgtttgtggaGAAACTGTATGCAAGAGACagatttttaatgcaataagtatgtataatatgctgaaataaatttattattacagtatGCTGAagtaacacttttttttttttgttaatttatgtatttttttattgtcaagtaatttgcataaaataatataaaataacttataggTCTGTACCCaattggaaaattttaatggaacaGGTATAATTCAGTTtatattcaacatttttttatctatgtatatattttatatatcccctaataatattttctattcataactaactttatatcaaacaatataaaattaacatgttTTGTTGCTTCATTTTATCAAGAGTTTTAATCTAATTGACTAAATTCCTTTTAAgtaatatcatcaaaatctattcCTTTCTTTAGATaagaatttagaaataaattgttttacacatttaaaaaattgttatttaatcagACATCtcattaaatcataattaaaaatcattccaACATTTTCATACTACATAACTACTGTAACATgagtagatatttttattattagtatatattaccATTTCAGAGCATCATTATCAAACATGATTGCAGATGTAAATGTGGGCTTGGTCCTGGAGGATGATGCTTTCTCATATATTAATCCTGGAATTGAATTTACTCATGATGAAGTTTTAGTTAAGGTAATGTCAAtgcataatttatacttataccctaatattaaaaggaaaagaaaGGTGGGTGTGGAAATATTGGTTTTATACCTGGAGTAGGCAAGGTGAACAGTTATATTGTCCCAGTCAACCCTGGGgaaaattgattataaaggttttttaatagGATGGTTTTATACTGGAAATACATGCAATATGTCACTGAAACTGAAACTCCTGGGACAAAATGGGGATAGACTAATTCTGAATCTAAGGAACCTAGTATGCTTATGTTGCATTTAACTTGGTTGCTGCTTAATCTATCATTATACCAttggatgaaaataaattgcatttattgtaataattttaaacaaagttgAAATATGAGTTGAATAAAACAGATTATTGATAACCTTCATTGGAAAGTCTCTTATCAAAATGCTatttgtaattacaaaatacttaattgtaatatattctgGAGCTAATTGCTAttgaataattgatatattttttagcttTCATGGCCTTCACCTCAAAGAAGTGGTGGATATGATTTCACTACAACTGAGCAATTGGCTAAGCACATTGGTATGTATGAAAACTATTTTGTAGGAAACTTCATTGCTTATCAATCAgatcacaatatttaataaaattgaatatggCCCTGTACCTTAGTGGAAATTATTAAGGCTGAAATGACATACTTATTGATTAAAAGATACCAGTACAAGTTATATGGCATTTGCCTGCATTAATATAAGCCAAAAGACTTTACTAAGTTAATCACCTTGTGTCATTcacattcatattaatttatttatgagtatATGAAGAATATAAAGAACATTTAACTCATTTATACAgttgaaattatgttttatccgCAATCAAATttcaactttaaaattataccattAAGTCCTTTCAATTCACAGATGATCTTCCACTAACAGCTGCAATATCCTTACCATTGTATGCACTACTGCGTCAAAAACTAGAGCGTCATCTAGCGAAAGTTCTACACCAAGCCACCAGCATTTCTGATGTAGTTGGCTGCAATCCTAGTATGCTTGAAGCATTCaggtaaatacatattttttgccTCAAATATCATACTAGGAGATCATTCAAACCTCTTCAGGCCAAGAAAGGCCTAGaaagtaatgaaaataaaacctgTGCCactaaaaatcttaataaaatgaaaatcagCTACCTgaagattttctttatttaacataGAAGTGAAGGCTTTATAAGGTTTTTCTTTAAGTAACATcatttttatacgaaaaacCATTTGATGTACTTTTGACGTGAATTACACTACCAGTctaaacacataaaatgtataattttagtttattgtttatactcCATCTCTGAAAATGCCTAGAAATTCGAACCAACATCCAGAACAGCTTATAGCACTGTTTATGAAGAATTGGCTCTTTACAACAATATAGAAAGTcgtttctacaaaaaaggaaTAGGCTATTGCCACTTTCTATTTATCATGTTCCAGTACACTGATTTGACCCAGTTACATTGCCATTGAATAAACCTTAGATTGATGTCATCAATTGCGAACAAATTCCTATAAAATCCTGAATCTtgcaaaaatttgtttttacccTTACTTCCAGTTTTTTGAAGTGTTCCCTTTAAAtacttgttattttatttttcacatagaAGGCGTTGGGACGTTcctaaaattttgatttcttttcaaccgattttcTCAAAAACTAAGAAGTGtctcaattatatatatatatatatatatatttcttttttgtttttttattcctgGATAAAGGCTGTGAACCGTTTCACATGATCATTTCATGAAATTGATGACATTTGGTCTGGTTTTGGAATCTGAAGTGCCACCTCCACCCAAAGGATAAATGGAAAACATTACATGCACTGTTTATACTTGTACTTTTCTGAAAATAAAGTGGGTGTGCTTAAAGGATATTTCCAAACATCTAGCCATTATTAGTATCAATTTGTTCTTAGTTCAATGGTGAGCAATTTGGCACAGAACGGGAACCGCATTGTTGACATGATATTGATCAATATGAGGAGGACGCTACTACAGACCTGCCAGGAAGTGCTAGAAATACCTCCATTACATACAACGTTTATGCATAAGGTAAAGCATTAGagaaatagattatttaatagatacttAACTGTTTGGGATTTGGAAGACGATTATAGGCAGAGAAAGACTAGAAAATAGTCTGCCTTTACAGAATTAGTTAACACCTAAATATTCGAAGACTCacgaaaacattataaatgtgtttttgtatcTTAAATCTTTCACAATATACCTGCTCTATTTTTCTACtattcatatgtatttttaattctgtgtttaataaaaaataatattggacTTTTGACACAGAAGAGAATACCCTCCTTAAAACAGAAATTatgtctatataaatatacatagctGAGATATTTTGTTGATTAGTTCCTTGGCcctagaaattttaatataatataaattaaaactaattctaACAACCTACCATCACACAGATTGGCTCAATATCATTTATCGGAAAGCTAGAGACGGACACGGGCTGGGTAAAGAACCTGGCCACCATCAACCGAATCAATGACGTGAGCGTTACCAGACCCGACCCCATGAAAACAAGCTTTCATGTCACCCTCCGGATAAAGGACTTGCAGGTAGGGTTTGATTGAAAAGTTTTATGATAAGACCTGTAatatttatggtttttttatatggttATGTGATTTTACTCTCTGGTCAACAATATAACTTTGCCCTTTTGGCTCTATTTTTCTTTGTGAAgacaattgtatttttgaacTTAATTAggtaaattaagtttaatgaAGACTCCTTAATAAAGTAAGCCGAAAAAGTGTTGCTGtgtgataattttaacaagctagaaagtttttaatcgtgagttttgtttacatattcaaatatttataacgtaaGGTGTTACTATAGAAGAACCTGAAAGCATATCTTCTCATATCTCACGTAGAGTGAATCCACTTCCCAAATGTCACGCAATTAttcttaagaaaaaataacgttgagtaaatattttcagttaattgtattgaaatagtgtttttttttttcaaataaaatccaCTGATATTACAATACATACACAAAGTTTCAAATGTCGCGTAACAATCAGTGTGAGCGGTGGATTCGCGCCAAATCTCACGACACGTCACCAAAAAAGGCGTTCAAAACTTCGTACTGCGTTAATTTTTGACATGCCCTTCTCATATcattagaaacattttttacaaactAATGACTATTAAACCGCTGCACCAGCTGGGGTACGACTCGTACCGTATAAAGGCGATGGGCGTGTCTTGCGGCGGGCGGGTGGCGGTCGCGTGCGCGGACAGCGCGCTGCACCTCGCCTGCAGCGTGGGGCTCGCGCGCTGGGAGCCCTACGCGCAGCTCGACGGCCTGGCCGTGCACCGCTGCGGGTGAGCGCCGCGACGCCCCACGTGGGGCCCGataccaaataaaattatatttaaaaaaattggcgaaaatttttcatacactatttgtatatatttaattatttgacgGAGGAATGAGCTAGGAAACCAGTGTTTAGTCTTTTAGATCATACTTGTAAAAAGAGAATTATTATGAACGGTTTGCTTAGAGTACAAAGATATATAcagtatatgtatgttttaatcaCTTATATTACGATACaatgaatttcaaaattttctgcaattatatcaattacaaGACACTATGTCTGAGTGTGTATGTGTTGTTTAGTGTCCGTGGTGTTGTGACTTGTGATGTTgagttattaattgaaatattatat encodes the following:
- the LOC119830866 gene encoding uncharacterized protein LOC119830866; this translates as MSEEETLDIEEQLEKLLTDIQPNLQDVIKRSFTNVAIQQTKNGEQVKTDTLEDTSYFAKNTQVTLSRLELVKSPTFHMQSVSLDLKSMSLSLRCSLGEVNVRGLYSAFNENLYNLIPVMSEGHVIASLSNMIADVNVGLVLEDDAFSYINPGIEFTHDEVLVKLSWPSPQRSGGYDFTTTEQLAKHIDDLPLTAAISLPLYALLRQKLERHLAKVLHQATSISDVVGCNPSMLEAFSSMVSNLAQNGNRIVDMILINMRRTLLQTCQEVLEIPPLHTTFMHKIGSISFIGKLETDTGWVKNLATINRINDVSVTRPDPMKTSFHVTLRIKDLQLGYDSYRIKAMGVSCGGRVAVACADSALHLACSVGLARWEPYAQLDGLAVHRCGGMDVHVTGLGPLSGAAPLVGTWCRGAATAHALPALADQLRRHLHTALADLPLWDMLHGKRP
- the LOC119830975 gene encoding uncharacterized protein LOC119830975, translating into MVLRARISLNDLHLIGSYDRTITDKNPSDLFYVPTFGQAEFMLKNVRYIMEGRYRLLSTRLNLVLTISEIQMDDILMEYQGNVSSPPIRLDKRNIDTFMDRLKIDLNQWLKDYFNDYLMYFGLSGRRVNSEFQKYDKEKSIALNDFTDNAINVIIRKLHQVKAGSVKLPKFTIYAINGMQLHLRDGVIRGLDSIYRRSIATGIKQNAIRKIDAFVGFSNLKVTYSYDATVSMGAAPLSGTLTLSANELVAHISLSMVKDPESVDLEFEYIQQATPESLTIEGPANRMISHFKFLLERHVIAIMSNTLIHNIKMLSSLSRCVPILVPKTDEADTIESDENIDDNHKLIEHDKSFDQDTDSKPNEKLTKKQSKFNLTADYVLWKKDSVELEFPPKRGSKKKQKMFLKYNEKFALGKIN